In Flavobacteriales bacterium, the sequence ATCGTAGCCTTTCTCTTCTAGCTCAAGCGCCAATTCTTTTGTGCCCGAACGTACGATCTTTCCGTTGTACAGAACATGAACAAAATCAGGAACGATGTAATCCAGCAATCGCTGATAGTGGGTGATTACGATAAAAGCGTTGTCTTTCGTCCGCAATTTGTTCACTCCACTTGCCACAATTCGCAACGCGTCAATATCCAAACCGCTGTCCGTTTCATCCAAAATGGCCAATTTGGGATCAAGCATCGCCATCTGAAAAATCTCGTTTCGCTTCTTCTCTCCTCCAGAAAAACCTTCGTTAACCGAGCGTCCAGCTAAGTTTCCGCTCAACTCTACCAATTGCTGTTTCTCTCGCATGAAAGCGAGGAAATCCTTCGCATCCAACTGCTCCAAACCACGATGCTTACGCACTTCGGCCACCGCATTTTTCATAAAGTTGACGTTGCTCACGCCAGGTATTTCAACTGGATATTGGAACGCCAAGAACAGTCCTTCACGGGCACGTTCTTCAGGAGCCATATCCAACAGGTCTTTTCCATTGAAATCAACTTCACCACCCGTCACTTCGTAGCTTTCATTTCCCGCCAACACGGACGCCAGAGTGCTTTTTCCCGAACCATTCGGTCCCATAATGGCATGCACTTCGCCCGGATTTACGCTCAGGTTAAATCCCTTGAGGATGTCTTTCTCCTCAACGCGGGCTTTCAGATTTTTTATACTTAACAAGCTCATTCGTTTATCTTTTTAACCGCGGAGACACAAAGTTTTAGCAAAGGGCGCGGAGTATT encodes:
- the sufC gene encoding Fe-S cluster assembly ATPase SufC; its protein translation is MLSIKNLKARVEEKDILKGFNLSVNPGEVHAIMGPNGSGKSTLASVLAGNESYEVTGGEVDFNGKDLLDMAPEERAREGLFLAFQYPVEIPGVSNVNFMKNAVAEVRKHRGLEQLDAKDFLAFMREKQQLVELSGNLAGRSVNEGFSGGEKKRNEIFQMAMLDPKLAILDETDSGLDIDALRIVASGVNKLRTKDNAFIVITHYQRLLDYIVPDFVHVLYNGKIVRSGTKELALELEEKGYDWIKEELAEA